In Paenibacillus kyungheensis, the following are encoded in one genomic region:
- a CDS encoding AbrB/MazE/SpoVT family DNA-binding domain-containing protein: MKPAGVVRKVDQLGRIVLPKSLRKRYQMNEGDPVEILVQGDHIILERYRPKCVFCGSMEEVGEFKERYVCAQCMEEMNLIPKNA; this comes from the coding sequence ATGAAACCAGCAGGCGTTGTACGTAAAGTCGATCAACTTGGAAGAATCGTGTTACCAAAGTCTTTGCGCAAAAGATATCAAATGAATGAAGGAGATCCTGTAGAAATTTTAGTACAGGGGGATCATATCATTTTAGAAAGATATCGTCCGAAATGCGTATTTTGCGGATCAATGGAAGAAGTAGGGGAATTCAAAGAGCGTTATGTATGTGCTCAATGTATGGAAGAAATGAATTTAATTCCTAAAAATGCTTAA
- the trmL gene encoding tRNA (uridine(34)/cytosine(34)/5-carboxymethylaminomethyluridine(34)-2'-O)-methyltransferase TrmL: MALHIVLVEPEIPANTGNIARTCAATGTHLHLVRPLGFKTDDSTLKRAGLDYWHAVNIEYHDSFEEVQKTYSDHRFFFATTKVKNRYSDFQFQDGDFLVFGKETKGLPPELIAANADTAMRLPMSDDVRSLNLSNSAAIIVYEALRQLNFLHLD, translated from the coding sequence ATGGCACTACACATTGTACTCGTTGAACCTGAGATCCCGGCAAACACCGGCAATATTGCTAGAACATGCGCAGCTACAGGAACGCATCTGCATCTTGTCCGTCCTTTAGGCTTCAAAACGGACGATTCTACATTGAAAAGAGCAGGTCTCGATTACTGGCATGCCGTCAATATTGAATATCATGATTCTTTCGAAGAGGTTCAAAAGACCTACTCAGATCACCGTTTTTTCTTTGCAACAACTAAAGTGAAAAATAGATATTCTGATTTTCAATTTCAAGATGGTGATTTTCTCGTATTTGGTAAAGAAACTAAAGGATTACCACCTGAATTAATTGCAGCAAATGCAGATACAGCTATGCGTCTGCCAATGTCAGATGATGTGCGTTCACTGAACCTTTCAAATTCAGCAGCCATTATCGTATATGAAGCATTACGCCAACTTAACTTTTTACATTTAGATTAA
- a CDS encoding PLP-dependent aminotransferase family protein codes for MEFSFAASVSHMPSFSVRSIDNRQRRESWISLAEELPAEELFPLAQLGEAAGAVFSAGPLVLQYGEAAGSLALRKWLNTRWQIDQKLNVDPEDILLTSGSQQTIDLLVRIYVDREDTVLVESPASPGCLQVLRLQGANVLHVDCDEEGMIPEDLERLIVAYGPKLLCASPSFANPTGRVWSLERRKAILELCKRYELLIAEDDSYGDLRYGLESVRSFRRRYPSLFQLDREQGGNHVLYIGSFSKTIAPALRVGWAAGDQRLIEVMSAAKQTADWQSSSMNQAILLRLLQSPRFNWDNHITMLNREYEIRIKLMLELLKRPNWQGTQVDVPSGGMFLWAVLPDQLDGEELLTHAMSKGVSFLPGARCYASDEGNSAIRLNFTHPGRDELLLGMNLISECIAELRS; via the coding sequence GTGGAATTTTCTTTTGCAGCAAGTGTGAGTCATATGCCTTCATTTTCGGTCAGGTCGATTGATAACAGGCAGCGTCGTGAATCATGGATTTCATTAGCTGAAGAATTACCAGCAGAAGAACTATTTCCGCTGGCACAATTAGGAGAAGCTGCTGGTGCTGTATTCTCAGCAGGGCCTCTTGTTCTTCAGTATGGAGAAGCCGCAGGTTCATTAGCTTTACGAAAATGGCTGAACACGCGCTGGCAAATCGATCAGAAATTGAATGTAGATCCTGAAGATATTTTGTTAACATCAGGCAGTCAGCAAACGATCGATTTGTTAGTGCGTATTTATGTCGATCGAGAAGATACAGTACTGGTAGAATCTCCGGCTTCGCCAGGGTGTCTGCAAGTGCTTCGATTACAAGGAGCAAATGTACTTCATGTAGATTGTGATGAAGAAGGAATGATTCCAGAAGATCTGGAGCGACTTATTGTAGCATATGGTCCTAAGCTACTGTGCGCTTCACCAAGCTTTGCGAATCCTACAGGAAGAGTATGGAGCTTGGAGCGTCGAAAAGCTATTCTAGAGCTCTGTAAGCGATATGAATTGTTAATCGCTGAAGACGATTCGTATGGAGATTTGCGTTATGGACTGGAGTCGGTTCGTTCTTTTCGCCGTCGTTATCCGAGTCTGTTTCAATTGGATCGGGAGCAAGGTGGGAATCATGTTCTGTATATTGGTTCATTTAGCAAAACTATCGCTCCTGCATTGCGCGTAGGTTGGGCAGCAGGAGATCAACGTTTGATTGAAGTGATGTCAGCTGCCAAGCAAACAGCAGATTGGCAATCCAGTTCGATGAATCAGGCGATTTTATTGCGTTTATTACAATCGCCTCGCTTCAATTGGGATAATCATATTACAATGCTCAATCGCGAATATGAGATTCGTATTAAATTAATGCTAGAATTGCTCAAACGTCCCAACTGGCAAGGAACTCAGGTAGATGTTCCTTCAGGCGGTATGTTTTTGTGGGCTGTTTTGCCGGATCAGTTAGATGGAGAAGAGTTACTTACACATGCTATGTCTAAAGGTGTCTCTTTTTTACCAGGAGCACGATGTTATGCAAGCGATGAAGGTAACAGTGCGATTCGTCTTAACTTTACCCATCCTGGACGGGATGAGCTGTTATTAGGAATGAATCTTATTTCGGAGTGTATTGCTGAACTGCGCAGTTAA
- a CDS encoding type B 50S ribosomal protein L31 — protein MKKEGHPKFQQAIFLDPSCGYKFLSGTTKTSGETMEWEDGNTYQVIRVDTSSASHPFYTGKQRNADIGGRVDKFNKKYGLKN, from the coding sequence ATGAAAAAAGAAGGACATCCTAAATTCCAACAAGCTATTTTTCTTGATCCAAGTTGCGGATATAAGTTCCTGAGTGGAACAACTAAAACTTCCGGCGAAACTATGGAATGGGAAGATGGCAACACTTATCAAGTGATTCGCGTTGATACTAGTTCTGCTTCTCACCCGTTTTACACTGGTAAACAAAGAAACGCAGACATCGGTGGCCGCGTAGACAAGTTCAACAAAAAATACGGCTTGAAAAACTAA
- the serC gene encoding 3-phosphoserine/phosphohydroxythreonine transaminase → MTKRAYNFNAGPAALPLEVLERAQKEFVDYQNTGMSIMEMSHRGAVYEKVHSEAQDRLLSLLGNPEGYKVLFLQGGASTQFAMIPMNLLSEGKTAGFVATGSWASKALSEAKLVGDTTVVASSEEDKYMKLPDLSQLDLPANTAYVHITSNETIEGVQFSKFPDTGDIPLVVDMSSDILSRPLDMSKLDMVYAGAQKNLGPSGVTVIIAKEELINESPKHIPSIFRYSTHAKNNSLYNTPPAFSIYMVNEVLKWIEEKGGLEGIQRENEAKATLIYDAIDNSNGFYKGAAELESRSIMNVTFRLASEELEKAFVKASEEAGFIGLKGHRSVGGLRASIYNAVPYESCNALVEFMKEFQSKNG, encoded by the coding sequence ATGACAAAAAGAGCGTACAATTTTAATGCTGGACCTGCTGCATTGCCTTTAGAAGTATTAGAGCGTGCACAAAAAGAATTTGTGGATTATCAAAATACAGGAATGTCTATTATGGAAATGTCACATCGTGGCGCAGTATATGAAAAGGTACATAGCGAAGCTCAGGATCGTCTGTTGTCGTTGTTAGGCAACCCGGAAGGTTACAAGGTGTTATTTTTACAAGGAGGCGCTAGCACTCAATTTGCTATGATTCCAATGAATCTACTGTCTGAAGGCAAGACAGCAGGTTTTGTAGCTACAGGAAGCTGGGCAAGCAAAGCGTTAAGCGAAGCGAAGTTAGTAGGAGACACAACGGTTGTCGCTTCCTCAGAAGAAGATAAGTATATGAAGCTACCTGATCTAAGCCAATTGGATCTACCTGCAAATACAGCTTATGTGCATATCACTTCCAATGAAACGATTGAAGGCGTACAATTTAGTAAGTTTCCTGATACAGGAGATATTCCTTTAGTGGTAGATATGTCGAGTGATATTTTGAGTCGTCCATTAGATATGAGTAAGCTTGATATGGTCTATGCAGGCGCGCAAAAGAATTTGGGACCTTCTGGAGTAACCGTTATTATTGCAAAAGAAGAACTCATTAACGAATCGCCTAAGCATATTCCATCGATATTCCGTTACAGCACGCATGCTAAAAATAATTCGCTATACAATACACCGCCTGCTTTTTCGATATATATGGTAAATGAAGTTTTAAAATGGATTGAAGAAAAAGGCGGACTTGAAGGTATTCAGCGTGAAAATGAAGCCAAAGCTACTTTAATCTATGATGCGATTGATAACAGTAATGGTTTTTATAAAGGGGCGGCTGAACTTGAAAGTCGTTCGATCATGAACGTTACATTCCGTCTAGCATCTGAAGAATTAGAAAAAGCATTTGTCAAAGCTTCGGAAGAAGCTGGATTTATAGGCTTGAAAGGTCACCGTAGCGTAGGCGGTCTACGTGCTTCGATTTATAACGCTGTTCCTTATGAAAGCTGCAATGCTCTGGTTGAGTTTATGAAGGAATTTCAGAGCAAAAATGGCTGA
- a CDS encoding phosphodiester glycosidase family protein, giving the protein MTMRVKKINRLLMLATAPFAGLLFILVFQSNQVAVPLDIQKYAPVSQLSDQSEQILTHLNQAEKVAVQTSSSIERTTKLYNQTTSTMSRIVQTAATQANKPEQIYNKRITSKLGAASEKVNSNRIHIELYRLNPGTYKAYAMKIKLKEPSAMNMTLGKDSFGGSETTLTAVQRSGAIAGINAGGFADGGGKRYPLSTTVLNGKYLNGFQSTFKDLFFVGMNKSGQLIGGKFTSKANLDALDPSFGASFVPVLIQNGKKVPIPAKWKASPLRAPRTVIGKYKDDQIIVIVADGYNENGSSGATLVELQNKLYKMGVVDAYNLDGGGSTSLILNGRVINHPSDGSLRPVPTHFLFFK; this is encoded by the coding sequence ATGACGATGCGTGTTAAAAAAATCAATCGTTTGTTGATGTTAGCGACAGCACCTTTTGCTGGATTGTTATTTATATTGGTATTTCAATCGAATCAGGTTGCCGTTCCTTTAGATATCCAAAAATATGCGCCGGTTAGTCAACTCAGCGATCAATCAGAACAGATTCTTACCCATCTGAATCAAGCTGAAAAAGTAGCTGTACAGACATCATCATCGATTGAGCGCACAACCAAGTTATACAATCAGACCACATCGACGATGTCTCGTATTGTACAGACGGCTGCTACCCAAGCGAATAAGCCTGAACAAATTTACAATAAACGAATCACGTCCAAATTAGGAGCGGCTTCAGAAAAAGTAAATAGCAATCGAATCCATATTGAACTATACCGTCTGAATCCAGGTACGTACAAAGCATATGCTATGAAAATCAAACTAAAAGAACCTTCTGCTATGAATATGACACTGGGTAAAGATTCATTTGGCGGATCTGAAACGACACTGACTGCTGTTCAGCGATCAGGGGCAATAGCAGGTATTAATGCTGGAGGATTTGCAGATGGAGGAGGCAAGCGCTATCCACTCAGTACCACTGTACTCAATGGAAAATATCTAAATGGATTTCAATCGACATTCAAAGATTTATTTTTTGTCGGGATGAATAAGTCAGGGCAATTGATAGGTGGCAAATTTACAAGTAAAGCTAACCTGGATGCGTTAGACCCTTCATTTGGTGCTTCTTTTGTACCGGTATTGATTCAAAATGGAAAAAAAGTACCGATTCCTGCGAAATGGAAAGCTTCGCCTTTGCGTGCACCACGAACAGTGATTGGTAAATACAAAGACGATCAAATTATTGTTATCGTAGCGGATGGATACAATGAAAATGGTAGTTCTGGTGCAACTCTAGTCGAATTGCAAAACAAGTTATACAAAATGGGCGTTGTTGATGCTTATAATTTAGATGGCGGTGGCTCCACTTCGCTTATTTTGAACGGACGTGTAATCAATCATCCTTCTGATGGAAGCTTGCGTCCTGTTCCAACTCATTTTTTATTTTTCAAATAA
- a CDS encoding INTS11 family MBL fold metallo-hydrolase produces MMELTILGGAGEHGRSSYLLQQGEQSLLLDYGVKKEGDGQYPITPDIDEMVASLQTVFLSHAHEDHCIALPLLYKHGYTGEVWTTRATVGQLPAYFEAWKRYTDHRSATRPYDDEDQQRIQFRYLEDIVPPGSWSPLLPHLDVCWGRAGHLPGSIWLALCWHDKYIFFSGDYTSESQLLAADRPLHQTRLISKTQTIPGIIPDLDIAIIDAAYGVDPDHQDNKLTQLKRHIDETLRQQGAVMLPVPVYGRGQELILWASEEYPDTPLLVEAGLLNNLRSFTTDTYWLHAQACARIERLLQHPYLYVMEDEQSRNKLPTQYTSFILFTDDGMMQSVKAQQHYERIAHNEHNAVIFTGHLAHGCFGRRLLLDTEREGCKVYYVRYKVHQGLPDVRRMLLDLKSPPALLVHATKSRTDGLALRLEQEGFHRIHSLLPQDKIQF; encoded by the coding sequence ATGATGGAACTTACTATACTTGGTGGCGCAGGTGAACATGGTCGATCCAGCTATCTACTCCAACAGGGGGAGCAAAGTCTATTGCTGGATTATGGTGTCAAAAAAGAAGGCGACGGACAATATCCGATCACACCTGATATCGATGAAATGGTCGCCAGTCTGCAAACTGTTTTTTTGTCTCACGCTCATGAAGATCATTGTATCGCTCTACCTTTATTGTATAAGCATGGTTATACCGGCGAGGTCTGGACAACCCGGGCAACGGTTGGACAATTACCTGCTTATTTTGAAGCATGGAAAAGGTATACCGATCACCGCTCGGCAACACGTCCGTATGATGACGAAGATCAACAACGTATCCAATTTCGTTATTTAGAAGATATTGTCCCACCGGGGAGCTGGAGCCCTTTGTTGCCCCATCTTGATGTATGTTGGGGACGAGCAGGTCATTTACCGGGTTCGATCTGGCTGGCACTGTGCTGGCATGATAAGTATATTTTCTTTTCAGGAGATTATACGTCTGAATCGCAGTTGTTAGCCGCAGATCGTCCACTGCACCAGACACGATTAATTTCGAAAACGCAAACAATTCCGGGTATTATACCTGATCTGGATATAGCGATCATAGATGCTGCATATGGCGTTGATCCTGATCATCAAGATAATAAGCTAACTCAACTAAAAAGGCATATCGATGAGACGCTCCGGCAACAAGGAGCAGTTATGCTTCCTGTTCCTGTGTATGGACGAGGGCAAGAATTGATATTGTGGGCAAGTGAAGAGTATCCTGATACGCCATTGCTTGTGGAAGCGGGCTTACTAAATAATTTGCGTTCTTTCACTACAGATACCTACTGGCTTCATGCTCAAGCATGCGCACGAATAGAACGTTTGCTACAACATCCGTATTTGTATGTGATGGAGGATGAACAATCTCGTAATAAACTGCCTACGCAATACACATCGTTTATTTTATTTACCGATGATGGAATGATGCAATCGGTCAAAGCTCAGCAACATTATGAACGAATCGCTCACAATGAACATAATGCGGTGATTTTTACAGGTCATCTGGCTCATGGGTGCTTTGGACGCAGACTATTGCTTGATACCGAGCGAGAAGGGTGTAAAGTCTATTACGTACGCTACAAAGTCCATCAAGGGCTACCTGATGTAAGGCGTATGCTACTCGATCTCAAAAGCCCACCTGCTCTACTCGTCCATGCTACCAAGTCACGTACCGATGGACTTGCATTACGATTAGAACAAGAAGGCTTTCACCGGATACATTCTTTACTTCCACAAGACAAAATACAATTTTGA
- a CDS encoding response regulator gives MEDIWKVIIIDNHPALMLGTKMILEETANLSVIGTASSVKDGVALVASVQPNLILLDDALPEGSVQSYLRQVKQASKDSHVIVLTSDNHLSLFAGLMSMGASGMLSKESSPAQLLHLISSLRQGSTVIPLSWLHQGVVPIPAEIPTDGYFDLSKIEHTIMIQITQGFTYDKIAYMIRVSRRSVDNYLRKIYHKLGVNSRAQAIEKYTLYSHTASFNNAPMTSIIAPPESSVPVKEVALD, from the coding sequence ATGGAAGACATTTGGAAGGTTATCATTATTGATAATCATCCGGCGCTGATGCTTGGAACAAAAATGATACTAGAAGAGACAGCCAATTTGAGTGTTATCGGAACTGCCAGTTCTGTAAAAGATGGAGTCGCTTTAGTAGCAAGTGTTCAACCTAACCTCATTTTGCTTGATGACGCGTTACCTGAAGGATCAGTTCAATCTTATTTGCGTCAAGTTAAGCAAGCGAGTAAAGATAGCCATGTGATTGTGCTTACCAGCGACAATCATTTATCCTTATTTGCAGGACTCATGAGTATGGGTGCCAGTGGCATGTTATCGAAAGAATCTTCGCCAGCTCAATTGTTACATCTGATCAGTAGTCTGCGTCAAGGATCAACCGTTATTCCTCTGTCATGGCTTCATCAAGGAGTAGTTCCTATTCCTGCTGAAATTCCTACCGATGGTTATTTTGATCTTTCCAAAATCGAACACACGATTATGATTCAAATTACACAGGGGTTTACATACGATAAGATCGCTTATATGATCCGTGTGAGCCGACGTTCTGTTGATAATTATTTACGCAAAATTTATCATAAACTTGGTGTAAACAGCCGGGCTCAAGCTATCGAAAAATATACGTTGTATTCGCATACAGCTTCTTTTAATAATGCACCTATGACCAGCATAATTGCACCACCTGAAAGTAGTGTTCCAGTAAAAGAGGTTGCTCTGGATTAA
- a CDS encoding ABC transporter permease has translation MMKTKTNQTLFSYQKISTAAAFLLLAVLILFPLLMIFRTAIEQNGVIDLMAPLRLLGQSDLTSVMFSTLWLGCCVIIATTVLALPLAWMMAKTAIGRQRWLDVVFLIPFMTPPYIGSMGWMLFMQKNGYMEQLLPASATITPAFFSFGGMVMIMSLHLFPFLYLILRNTLEQIGGSTEEAASVHGASFSYRFRRIILPLLLSSYAMGALLIFVKTIAEFGTPATFGRKIGFYVMTSEIHKYISSWPIDFGKATSLASLLLTACLLMWYIQSILSSRYSYRLTGGKGVRSKKYSLRGWSGIICWLYIGILLITSIGIPYFSVITASLLRLRGTGLAMGNFTLQHYSDLLSWGSESMEALINSFTLSLLAATIAVLIGTFLALKVGYGKRWSQKWIDLLSLMPNTVPGIVIVVGLILFWNSPWMPIPLYNSYGMVVLTYIILFLPYTLQYVKANNGQIDPILLQAGAISGGRPLYVFRRILLPLLIPGMIAGWTMTFTIANRELVASLLILPPSMQTSATYIFAQFEQGAVSMGMAMAVVSVGITTILLLMLQTLPAYRKQQLS, from the coding sequence ATGATGAAAACAAAGACCAACCAAACTTTATTCTCCTATCAAAAAATCAGTACGGCTGCGGCATTTTTGCTGCTCGCCGTACTAATTCTATTTCCGCTTCTGATGATTTTTCGAACAGCGATTGAACAAAATGGTGTGATTGATCTTATGGCTCCTTTACGTCTGCTTGGTCAAAGTGATCTTACGTCGGTCATGTTCAGTACATTATGGCTAGGCTGTTGCGTTATTATCGCGACGACTGTTCTAGCTCTTCCTTTAGCTTGGATGATGGCCAAAACAGCGATTGGTAGACAACGCTGGTTAGATGTTGTTTTTTTAATTCCTTTTATGACCCCACCTTATATCGGTTCGATGGGTTGGATGTTATTTATGCAAAAGAACGGTTATATGGAGCAATTATTGCCTGCTTCAGCAACTATCACACCTGCTTTTTTCAGCTTTGGCGGTATGGTGATGATTATGAGTCTGCACCTATTTCCATTTCTATATCTTATTCTTCGCAATACGTTAGAACAGATTGGCGGAAGCACAGAAGAAGCTGCTTCTGTACATGGTGCTTCATTTAGCTATCGGTTCCGACGCATCATTTTGCCGTTGCTATTATCCAGTTATGCGATGGGTGCATTATTGATTTTTGTCAAAACGATTGCTGAATTTGGTACACCTGCTACATTCGGTCGCAAAATCGGCTTTTATGTGATGACTTCTGAGATTCATAAATATATCTCTAGCTGGCCGATAGATTTTGGTAAAGCAACTTCACTGGCTTCTTTGCTGTTAACAGCTTGCTTATTGATGTGGTATATCCAGAGTATATTAAGCAGTCGCTATTCTTATCGCTTAACAGGTGGTAAAGGAGTCCGTAGCAAAAAGTATTCGTTACGAGGCTGGAGCGGTATTATCTGCTGGTTGTATATCGGGATATTGCTGATTACATCTATCGGGATTCCTTACTTTTCTGTGATTACAGCATCTTTATTACGCTTGCGCGGAACAGGGCTGGCGATGGGTAATTTTACATTACAGCATTATAGCGACTTATTAAGCTGGGGTTCTGAAAGTATGGAAGCACTGATTAATAGCTTTACACTTTCACTTTTAGCTGCGACTATTGCTGTACTGATCGGTACGTTTTTAGCGCTGAAAGTAGGATATGGCAAACGATGGTCACAAAAATGGATCGATCTTTTGAGCTTAATGCCTAATACCGTACCCGGTATTGTTATTGTGGTGGGATTAATCTTATTCTGGAATTCTCCATGGATGCCCATCCCTCTTTACAATTCATACGGTATGGTTGTACTAACATATATTATTTTATTTTTGCCGTACACTTTACAATATGTCAAAGCCAATAACGGGCAGATTGATCCTATTTTATTACAAGCGGGTGCAATTTCTGGTGGTCGTCCATTGTATGTATTTCGGCGGATTTTACTGCCACTGCTGATTCCGGGTATGATCGCAGGTTGGACAATGACCTTTACGATTGCGAATCGCGAGTTGGTGGCTTCCCTGTTGATTTTGCCACCATCTATGCAGACTTCGGCAACTTATATTTTCGCTCAATTTGAACAAGGTGCTGTCTCAATGGGTATGGCGATGGCTGTAGTTTCAGTGGGGATTACGACAATCTTGCTACTGATGTTACAGACACTACCTGCTTATCGGAAGCAGCAATTATCATGA
- a CDS encoding DUF2161 domain-containing phosphodiesterase → MAVQRETELYLPIKQFFTAQGYDIKSEVKHCDLVGIREQDHEPLIIEIKKTFNIALLLQGIERLKLSSNVYLAVEKNRAKKGAHNQRWREITELCQRLGLGLIVVTLYKTKAPFVEILCSPIVSSKPAKSVRRGSRKQRLLQEIAERSGDYNLGGSTGTPLITAYREKALRIASAFGTDLYLSPQQLRERSGVGSTAAIMQRNYYGWFERVARGSYQLTPAGIRALQQYAHVIENQKLL, encoded by the coding sequence GTGGCTGTACAACGAGAAACCGAACTGTATCTTCCGATCAAACAATTTTTCACTGCTCAGGGGTATGATATCAAAAGTGAGGTTAAACATTGTGATCTAGTAGGCATACGAGAACAAGATCATGAACCCCTTATTATCGAAATCAAAAAAACATTCAATATTGCACTACTGCTTCAAGGTATCGAACGGCTGAAGCTCAGTTCCAATGTATATCTAGCTGTAGAAAAAAATCGCGCCAAAAAAGGAGCTCATAATCAGCGTTGGCGTGAGATTACTGAACTATGTCAGCGTCTAGGATTAGGATTGATTGTAGTGACGTTGTACAAAACAAAAGCTCCATTTGTAGAAATATTATGTAGTCCAATAGTGTCTTCCAAGCCTGCCAAATCAGTACGTCGCGGGAGTCGCAAACAACGACTGTTACAAGAAATCGCCGAACGTAGCGGTGATTACAATCTAGGTGGCAGTACAGGAACTCCTCTGATTACCGCTTATCGCGAAAAAGCGCTGCGCATCGCTTCTGCGTTTGGTACTGACCTTTACTTATCCCCGCAACAATTACGGGAACGAAGTGGTGTCGGTAGTACAGCAGCGATTATGCAGCGCAACTATTATGGTTGGTTTGAACGTGTAGCACGAGGTAGTTATCAATTGACGCCAGCAGGTATACGGGCTCTACAACAATATGCTCATGTGATCGAGAATCAGAAGTTGCTTTAA
- a CDS encoding globin-coupled sensor protein has product MIEVSAQRQQQLQYIGLKEADLQLLHQHYDLFVKVVDEVVDQFYNHIEQYPVLHDIIQQAGSTIDRLKQTQRDYWISLASGTIDESFIEQRLKIGRIHSRIGLNSDYYLGTYMTYTNIATVVLERELPDQWIKVLHALTKMFNLDSQLVLEAYGEREQYRIQEMANQKQHMLTAVTEAVNQMSEMIVKLNDNARVISQSADQMAQSQESSLQQMDELGYEVKEISKVGTVMREISEQTHLLGLNASIEAAHAGEYGRGFSIVAQEVRKLAGSSQNALQDISMTLKVIMTKLDQVQSEFGKNVEWSRHQAGRSQELAAFADMIQQVAYELEQLQHTETIDSTVVVGTHANPK; this is encoded by the coding sequence ATGATCGAAGTATCTGCACAACGACAGCAACAACTTCAATATATTGGCTTGAAAGAAGCTGACTTGCAATTACTGCATCAACATTATGATTTATTTGTGAAAGTGGTCGATGAGGTTGTTGATCAATTCTACAATCATATAGAGCAATATCCGGTATTACATGATATTATTCAGCAAGCTGGTTCTACGATAGATCGTCTCAAACAAACACAGCGTGATTATTGGATTTCATTAGCATCTGGAACGATAGATGAATCTTTTATCGAGCAAAGGTTAAAGATTGGTCGTATTCATTCACGAATAGGGCTTAATTCTGATTATTATCTAGGGACTTATATGACCTATACCAATATTGCAACGGTTGTATTAGAGCGCGAATTGCCAGATCAATGGATAAAAGTGCTACATGCTCTGACCAAAATGTTCAATTTAGATTCGCAACTAGTGCTTGAAGCTTACGGTGAAAGAGAGCAGTATCGTATTCAAGAAATGGCGAATCAAAAGCAACATATGTTAACAGCTGTAACCGAAGCGGTAAATCAGATGAGCGAAATGATCGTTAAATTAAATGATAATGCAAGAGTGATCTCACAATCAGCAGATCAAATGGCACAGTCCCAAGAAAGTTCACTACAACAGATGGACGAGTTAGGTTATGAGGTCAAAGAAATCAGCAAAGTGGGTACAGTTATGCGTGAGATTTCTGAACAGACCCATCTATTAGGTCTTAATGCTTCGATTGAAGCGGCTCATGCTGGTGAATATGGAAGAGGATTCAGTATTGTAGCGCAGGAAGTAAGAAAGTTAGCAGGATCGTCTCAGAATGCATTACAAGATATCAGTATGACTTTGAAAGTGATCATGACCAAGCTTGATCAAGTGCAATCTGAATTTGGTAAAAATGTAGAATGGTCACGCCATCAAGCAGGGCGTTCTCAAGAATTGGCGGCTTTTGCAGATATGATCCAACAAGTAGCTTATGAATTAGAACAATTACAACATACAGAGACTATAGATTCCACAGTTGTAGTAGGGACACATGCGAACCCTAAATGA